The following nucleotide sequence is from Thermoanaerobaculia bacterium.
CGGCGAGACGAAGAGCGGGTTGACGTCCATCTCCGAGATCTCGGGGAAGTCGGTCACGAGCTGGCAGACGCGGAGGATCGCCTCGACGAGGAACTCGCGGTCCCCCGCCGGCTCGCCGCGGACGCCGGACAGCAGCGCTCCCGCCTTGAGCTTGTCGAGGGCTTCGAGGACTTCTTCGCGGGAGACGGGGGGCAGCACGAACTTCACGTCCTTGAAGATCTCGACGTAGCGGCCGCCGAGCCCGAACATCACGAGAGGGCCGATCCGCGGATCGTTCGTCGCGCCCGCGACGAGCTCGCGGCCGCTCGCCTCGCGCTGCAGGATGTACCCCTCGAGATGTTCCGCCGCGCCGTGCCGCGCGAGATCCGCTTTCATCCGCGCGAGCGCCTCGCGGAGCTCGGCGGCGTCCCGGATCCCCGTGGCGACGCCCCCGACGTCCGACTTGTGGACGATCTTCTCGCCCGCCGCCTTGAGGACGACCGGATAGCCGACTCTTTGCGCTGCCGAGGCGAGGAGCGATTCGCGGCGCACGAAGACCGGCCGCGCGGCGGGAATTCCCGCCGCCGCGAGCACCGAGAACGCGTCATCCGGATCGAGGTAGCCGCCGCCACGCCGCCGTCGCCGCGCGATGATCTTCCGGATCGTCTCGGTCCTCATCCGGAAACGCCGGAACGTTCCGCGCGGCTTCTTCTGCCAGCGACCGATCTTCCACATTTCGGCGAGCACGCGCGCGGCCGGTTCGGGGAAACGGTAGATCGGCGGATGCGCCGGCATCGACCGCGCCTCGTCGTAGAACTCCTCGTTGGCCATGAAGACGGAGAGAACGGGCTTCTCCGCGCCGCGGGTCGCCGCCATCAACGCGTCCCAGACGGAACGGGGTCCGTAGAGGACGGGGGTCACGTTGATGACGAGAACCGAGTCGACGCCGCGATCCTCGAGCAGGATCTTCGCCGCGCGCCCGTAATTGACGTCGGAGGCGGAGGCGATCATGTCGACGGGATTGCCGAGCGACGCCTCGGACGGAAGGAATGCGGCGAGACGCCGCTTCGTCCGGGCCGAGAGCTCCGCGAGCCGCAGGCCCTGCTGGATCACGGCGTCGGTCGCCATGATGGCGGGGCCGCCGGCGTTCGTGAGGATGGCGACCCGGTCTCCCTTCGGGAGGGGCTGCGAAGTGAGCGCGGAAGCGAGGTCGAAGAGCTCCTCGATCGTGTCGGAGCGGGAGACCCCGCACGCTTCGAGCACGGCGTCGATCGCCACCTCGGAGGCGGCGAGGGCGCCGGTGTGGGAGGACGCGGCGCGCGCTCCCGCGACCGTCCGGCCGGACTTCACGACGAGCACCGGCTTCTTCTTCGTGATCCGGCGCGTGAGCTCGACGAACCGGCGCGGGTTCCCGAACGACTCGAGGTAGA
It contains:
- a CDS encoding acetate--CoA ligase family protein produces the protein MKSHRKREIPRPEGLDAIFRPRAIAVVGASTRPHSIGGNLLSNLFRSGFTGKIFPINPRASVLHSVKCYASVLDVPDEIDCAIISVPKEGVLGVVSECAKKGIRGLVVITAGFKEVGPDGAELERQLVELVRKKGMRMIGPNCMGVINAEPEYAMDATFSPTPASYGPLAFASQSGALGVAILNVAQALKLGFTQFVSMGNKANISSNDMLGYWENDPRTRIIALYLESFGNPRRFVELTRRITKKKPVLVVKSGRTVAGARAASSHTGALAASEVAIDAVLEACGVSRSDTIEELFDLASALTSQPLPKGDRVAILTNAGGPAIMATDAVIQQGLRLAELSARTKRRLAAFLPSEASLGNPVDMIASASDVNYGRAAKILLEDRGVDSVLVINVTPVLYGPRSVWDALMAATRGAEKPVLSVFMANEEFYDEARSMPAHPPIYRFPEPAARVLAEMWKIGRWQKKPRGTFRRFRMRTETIRKIIARRRRRGGGYLDPDDAFSVLAAAGIPAARPVFVRRESLLASAAQRVGYPVVLKAAGEKIVHKSDVGGVATGIRDAAELREALARMKADLARHGAAEHLEGYILQREASGRELVAGATNDPRIGPLVMFGLGGRYVEIFKDVKFVLPPVSREEVLEALDKLKAGALLSGVRGEPAGDREFLVEAILRVCQLVTDFPEISEMDVNPLFVSPKGRGGLAVDVRIRVSGREPGNGS